A genomic stretch from Enterobacter oligotrophicus includes:
- a CDS encoding ABC transporter permease, producing the protein MTFWSIVRQRCWGLILVVAGVCIITFIISHMIPGDPARLLAGDRASDDIVQSIRQQLGLDQPLYIQFGRYVDALAHGDLGTSIRTGRPVVDDLKAFFPATLELAFCSLLLALVIGVPLGILSAVYRNRWLDHLVRLMAMTGISTPAFWLGLGVIVLFYGQLQILPGGGRLDDWLDPPAHVTGFYLLDALLEGNGEVFFNALQHLILPSLTLAFVHLGIVARQVRSAMLEQLSEDYIRTARASGLPGLYIVLRYALPNAMIPSITVLGLALGDLLYGAVLTETVFAWPGMGAWVVTSIQALDFPAVMGFAVVVSLAYVLVNLVVDLLYLWIDPRIGRGGAE; encoded by the coding sequence ATGACGTTCTGGAGCATTGTGCGCCAGCGCTGCTGGGGGTTAATCCTGGTGGTGGCCGGTGTCTGTATTATCACCTTTATTATTTCACACATGATCCCCGGCGATCCGGCCCGCCTGCTGGCCGGAGACCGCGCCAGCGACGACATTGTGCAAAGTATCCGCCAGCAACTGGGGCTGGACCAGCCGCTGTATATCCAGTTTGGCCGCTATGTAGATGCCCTTGCGCACGGTGATTTGGGCACCTCCATTCGTACCGGCCGCCCTGTGGTGGATGATTTGAAAGCCTTTTTCCCCGCCACGCTGGAGCTGGCGTTCTGTTCCCTGCTGCTGGCGCTGGTCATCGGCGTGCCGCTGGGAATTTTATCCGCAGTTTATCGCAACCGCTGGCTGGATCACCTGGTCCGGCTGATGGCGATGACCGGGATCTCGACGCCAGCGTTCTGGCTGGGGCTGGGTGTCATTGTGCTGTTCTATGGCCAACTGCAAATCCTGCCTGGCGGCGGCAGGCTGGACGACTGGCTCGATCCGCCTGCGCACGTTACCGGGTTTTATCTGCTGGATGCGCTGCTGGAGGGCAACGGTGAGGTGTTCTTTAACGCCCTTCAGCATCTGATTTTACCTTCGCTGACGCTGGCGTTTGTTCATCTGGGCATTGTGGCGCGTCAGGTTCGTTCCGCCATGCTGGAACAGCTTAGCGAAGATTACATTCGCACCGCCCGCGCCAGCGGGTTGCCGGGCTTGTACATCGTGCTGCGCTATGCCTTACCTAACGCAATGATCCCGTCCATTACCGTGCTTGGGCTGGCGCTGGGCGATCTTCTGTATGGCGCAGTGCTCACCGAAACCGTCTTTGCCTGGCCGGGAATGGGAGCCTGGGTGGTGACCTCCATTCAGGCGCTCGATTTCCCCGCCGTGATGGGGTTCGCGGTGGTGGTTTCGCTGGCCTATGTGTTGGTCAACCTGGTGGTTGATCTGCTTTATCTGTGGATTGATCCACGAATCGGGCGCGGAGGTGCCGAATGA
- the ddpC gene encoding D,D-dipeptide ABC transporter permease produces MMLTQETPVPVKTAKQRIDWAKLFWMLRKSPLTLAGGVIMILMLLLMVLSPWIVPHDPNALDLTARLQAPSAQHWFGTDEVGRDLFSRVLVGSQQSIAAGLAVVAIAGGIGSLLGCLSGVLGGRGDAIIMRVMDIMLSIPSLVLTMALAAALGPSLFNAMLAIAIVRIPFYVRLARGQTLVVRQFIYVQAARTFGASRWHLISWHILRNALPPLIVQASLDIGSAILMAATLGFIGLGAQQPTAEWGAMVAVGRNYVLDQWWYCAFPGAAILITAVGFNLFGDGIRDLLDPKSGGKQ; encoded by the coding sequence ATGATGCTGACTCAGGAAACGCCCGTCCCCGTCAAAACCGCGAAACAGCGCATCGACTGGGCAAAACTGTTCTGGATGCTGCGTAAAAGCCCGCTCACGCTGGCTGGCGGCGTGATCATGATCCTGATGCTGTTGCTGATGGTCCTGTCGCCGTGGATCGTTCCGCACGACCCGAACGCGCTGGATCTGACCGCACGTTTGCAGGCCCCGTCTGCACAACACTGGTTTGGCACCGATGAAGTCGGGCGCGATCTGTTCAGCCGCGTGCTGGTGGGCAGCCAGCAGTCCATCGCTGCCGGGCTGGCGGTGGTCGCCATCGCCGGAGGAATTGGCTCGCTGCTCGGCTGTTTGTCCGGCGTGCTCGGTGGACGCGGCGACGCCATTATTATGCGGGTGATGGACATTATGCTCTCCATTCCTTCTCTGGTACTGACCATGGCGCTGGCAGCCGCGCTCGGTCCCAGCCTGTTTAACGCCATGCTGGCGATCGCCATTGTGCGCATTCCGTTTTATGTGCGTCTGGCACGCGGGCAGACGCTGGTGGTGCGCCAGTTTATCTATGTTCAGGCCGCCCGAACTTTTGGGGCCTCGCGCTGGCATCTGATCAGCTGGCATATCCTGCGCAACGCCCTGCCGCCGCTGATTGTGCAGGCGTCGCTGGATATCGGCAGCGCAATACTTATGGCGGCAACGCTCGGCTTTATTGGGCTGGGTGCGCAACAGCCCACGGCTGAATGGGGGGCGATGGTGGCCGTGGGCCGTAACTACGTGCTTGACCAGTGGTGGTACTGTGCATTTCCGGGCGCGGCCATTCTGATCACCGCAGTGGGTTTCAATCTGTTTGGTGATGGCATCCGCGATCTGCTTGACCCGAAATCGGGAGGAAAACAGTGA
- a CDS encoding ABC transporter ATP-binding protein, with the protein MSQPVLSIEDLHLSFPIYRGEVHALNHVSLEIQRGEIVGVVGESGSGKSVTAMLAMRLLPEGSYHVHNGQVKLLGEDVLNAPEKQLRQWRGAKVAMIFQEPMTALNPTRRIGKQMVEVIRQHQPLSRREAQHKAITLLEEMQIPDAAEVMARYPFELSGGMRQRVMIALAFSCEPELIIADEPTTALDVTVQLQVLRLLKHKARASGTSVLFISHDMAVVSQLCDRMYVMYAGSVIESGDTQTLIRHPVHPYSIGLLQCAPENGEPREMLPAIPGTVPNLSQLPRGCAFRERCFAAGAKCGETPRLKPHGAEGQHAACWYPQRGECHV; encoded by the coding sequence ATGAGTCAACCTGTTTTATCGATAGAAGATTTGCACCTGAGCTTTCCGATCTACCGTGGTGAAGTCCATGCGCTCAATCACGTCTCGCTGGAGATCCAGCGCGGAGAAATTGTCGGCGTGGTGGGCGAATCCGGTTCGGGCAAATCGGTTACGGCGATGCTGGCGATGCGCCTGCTGCCGGAAGGCAGCTACCACGTTCACAACGGGCAGGTAAAACTGCTGGGTGAAGATGTGCTGAATGCCCCGGAAAAGCAGCTTCGCCAGTGGCGTGGCGCAAAAGTGGCGATGATTTTCCAGGAGCCGATGACGGCGCTGAACCCGACGCGACGGATTGGTAAGCAGATGGTGGAGGTGATCCGCCAGCACCAGCCCCTTTCACGCCGCGAAGCGCAACACAAGGCAATAACGCTGCTGGAAGAGATGCAAATTCCGGATGCGGCTGAAGTGATGGCCCGCTATCCGTTTGAGCTTTCCGGCGGGATGCGCCAGCGGGTGATGATCGCCCTGGCCTTCTCCTGCGAGCCTGAACTTATCATCGCTGACGAACCGACCACCGCACTGGATGTGACCGTGCAGTTGCAGGTGCTGCGTTTGCTGAAACATAAGGCGCGGGCCAGCGGAACCTCGGTGCTGTTTATCAGCCATGATATGGCCGTCGTCTCTCAGCTCTGTGATCGTATGTACGTGATGTATGCGGGCAGCGTCATTGAAAGTGGTGATACGCAGACACTGATCCGGCATCCCGTCCACCCCTATTCCATCGGCCTGCTGCAGTGTGCCCCGGAAAACGGTGAACCTCGCGAAATGCTGCCGGCCATTCCCGGTACGGTGCCCAACCTCAGCCAGCTCCCGCGCGGCTGTGCGTTTCGCGAGCGCTGTTTTGCTGCCGGAGCAAAATGTGGCGAAACGCCGCGCCTGAAACCTCATGGTGCTGAGGGGCAACACGCCGCCTGCTGGTATCCGCAACGGGGAGAGTGTCATGTCTGA
- a CDS encoding ABC transporter ATP-binding protein gives MSDVLLELDRVHVNFTARKNWLGRVTEQVHALNGLDLQINRGETLGIVGESGCGKSTLAQLLMGMLRPSTGACLRTRSAGGMQMVFQDPLSSLDPRLPVWRIITEPVWVQKRSSERERRQLAENLAQQVGIRPEYLDRLPHAFSGGQRQRIAIARALSSDPDIIVLDEPTSALDISVQAQILNLLVTLQQQRNLTYVLISHNVSVVRHMSDRVAVMYLGQIVELGTAAQVLGQPRHPYTRLLLDSVPRTGEPLDETLALRKTELPGNRHLPTGCYFRDRCPQATEGCERPKPLQASTEGRAVRCWRNLEG, from the coding sequence ATGTCTGATGTGTTACTGGAACTGGATCGCGTGCATGTGAACTTTACTGCGCGGAAAAACTGGCTCGGCCGCGTCACCGAACAGGTGCATGCCCTCAACGGTCTTGATCTGCAGATCAATCGCGGTGAAACGCTGGGTATTGTTGGCGAATCCGGCTGTGGCAAAAGCACGCTGGCGCAACTGCTGATGGGGATGCTCAGGCCGAGCACCGGTGCCTGTCTGAGGACCCGTAGCGCAGGCGGCATGCAAATGGTGTTTCAGGACCCGCTCTCGTCACTCGATCCGCGTCTACCCGTCTGGCGGATTATCACGGAACCGGTGTGGGTGCAAAAGCGTAGCAGCGAACGCGAGCGCCGCCAGCTGGCGGAAAACCTGGCGCAGCAGGTTGGCATTCGCCCGGAGTATCTGGATCGGCTGCCGCATGCTTTTTCCGGTGGTCAGCGTCAGCGTATTGCCATTGCACGTGCGCTCTCTTCAGACCCGGATATTATTGTGCTGGATGAACCGACCAGCGCGCTGGATATTTCCGTACAGGCGCAAATCCTGAATTTGCTGGTGACGCTGCAACAGCAGCGTAATCTGACCTATGTGCTGATTTCACATAACGTCTCGGTAGTCAGGCATATGAGTGACCGTGTGGCGGTGATGTACCTCGGGCAGATTGTCGAGCTGGGCACTGCCGCTCAGGTACTGGGCCAGCCGCGGCACCCTTATACGCGCCTGCTGCTTGATTCTGTACCGCGTACCGGCGAACCGCTGGACGAAACCCTGGCATTGCGTAAAACGGAACTTCCCGGAAATCGCCATCTGCCCACAGGCTGCTATTTCCGCGACCGCTGTCCGCAGGCGACGGAAGGATGTGAAAGACCGAAGCCGTTACAGGCGTCAACGGAAGGACGGGCTGTACGCTGCTGGCGTAATCTGGAGGGCTAG
- a CDS encoding OsmC family protein, translated as MTIHKHGSAHWSGDIKRGKGTVSTESGVLNQQPYGFNTRFEGEKGTNPEELIGAAHAACFSMALSLMLGEAGYTADSIDTTADVSLDKTDGGFAITKIALQSKVTVPGIDPQQFDGIIQKAKAGCPVSQLLKAEITLDYKLN; from the coding sequence ATGACGATTCATAAGCACGGTTCAGCACACTGGTCTGGCGACATTAAGCGCGGAAAAGGGACGGTCTCAACCGAAAGCGGCGTCCTCAACCAACAACCTTACGGCTTTAATACCCGTTTTGAAGGCGAAAAAGGCACCAACCCGGAAGAGCTGATTGGTGCAGCGCACGCCGCCTGTTTCTCGATGGCGCTGTCGCTGATGCTGGGTGAGGCGGGTTATACGGCAGATTCCATTGATACCACAGCAGATGTGTCCCTGGATAAAACCGATGGCGGTTTTGCGATCACCAAAATTGCGTTGCAAAGCAAGGTGACGGTGCCGGGTATTGATCCGCAGCAGTTCGACGGCATTATCCAGAAAGCGAAAGCGGGATGCCCGGTTTCACAGCTGCTGAAAGCGGAAATCACGCTGGATTATAAGCTGAACTAA
- a CDS encoding LysR family transcriptional regulator, translating into MDRVIAAQVYNRICELGSLSAAARALGISRPMVSRYLEQMEKWAGTRLVNRSTRKLTLTVAGEKVLQKTRTLSQISQEIEDQSAKDLPAGTLRVACAHFTAMHMIAPVLPELLTRYPQLRIELDVNNHPVSLVGERIDVAIRITDNPEPGMIARRLGECRSVLCASPQYLAANGTPQRLEELEQHNCLHYSFFAGQSWNFVTAEGEVVSAAVSGNLSASISSLLMEAAIHHCGIAMLPESEAQTALSQGFLVPVLSAFTPKSIGIYGIYQSRDYQPAAQRVFLDALARYLTIR; encoded by the coding sequence ATGGATCGCGTTATCGCCGCCCAGGTCTATAACCGCATATGCGAACTGGGGAGCCTGAGCGCTGCGGCGCGGGCGCTGGGTATTTCTCGCCCGATGGTCAGCCGGTATCTGGAGCAGATGGAAAAATGGGCTGGCACCCGGCTGGTGAATCGCTCAACGCGTAAGCTCACGCTGACCGTAGCAGGGGAAAAAGTGCTGCAAAAAACGCGCACGCTCTCGCAGATTTCTCAGGAAATAGAAGATCAGTCAGCGAAAGATCTCCCTGCGGGGACGCTGCGCGTGGCCTGCGCGCATTTTACCGCCATGCACATGATTGCGCCGGTGTTGCCCGAACTGCTGACGCGTTATCCACAGTTACGGATTGAGCTGGACGTGAATAACCATCCGGTGAGCCTGGTTGGAGAACGTATTGATGTGGCGATACGTATCACCGATAACCCGGAGCCGGGCATGATCGCCCGCCGGCTGGGGGAGTGCCGTTCGGTACTCTGCGCGTCGCCGCAGTATCTTGCCGCGAACGGTACACCTCAGCGGCTGGAGGAGCTGGAACAGCATAACTGTCTGCATTACAGCTTCTTTGCCGGGCAATCATGGAATTTTGTTACCGCTGAGGGAGAGGTTGTGTCAGCTGCCGTCAGCGGCAATCTGAGTGCGAGCATTTCGTCACTACTGATGGAGGCGGCAATTCACCACTGCGGGATTGCAATGCTACCGGAAAGCGAGGCACAAACCGCGCTCAGTCAGGGCTTTCTTGTCCCCGTACTGAGCGCATTTACGCCCAAATCAATTGGCATTTATGGGATTTATCAGTCGCGAGATTATCAGCCTGCGGCTCAACGCGTCTTTCTGGATGCGCTGGCCCGATATCTGACAATCCGCTAA
- a CDS encoding Vmh family MBL fold metallo-hydrolase, with amino-acid sequence MKFTHLAALCTLFTPAVFAAPLTIETYNPQEKGIFAVSSTLVYGPEEAVLFDAQFSVKDGEALVEKIRRSGKMLNKIVITSGDPDFYFGLQPLVKAFPNAKVVATQQVVDHINATKDAKLAFWGPQMKDGAPTTIVVPQVIASTTFLIDGEKVDIEHADSYAAFVWVPSAKTILGGTGVSWGIHVWTADTQTKASRQQWQRTLDAMAAHKPERVIPGHYLGTPPAGTGAIDFTRQYLQQFDAALAKNKDSAGVINTMKKENPDLAEESSLALSAKVNTGEMKW; translated from the coding sequence ATGAAGTTCACTCACCTTGCCGCACTGTGTACCCTTTTTACGCCAGCCGTTTTTGCCGCGCCGCTCACCATTGAAACTTACAACCCGCAGGAGAAAGGCATTTTTGCGGTCTCCTCCACGCTGGTTTACGGGCCTGAAGAGGCCGTGCTGTTTGATGCTCAATTCAGCGTGAAAGATGGCGAAGCGCTGGTCGAAAAAATCCGCCGCAGCGGCAAAATGCTCAACAAGATTGTGATCACCTCCGGCGATCCGGATTTTTACTTTGGTCTGCAGCCGCTGGTTAAAGCCTTCCCCAATGCCAAAGTGGTAGCGACACAGCAGGTCGTTGATCATATCAACGCCACTAAAGACGCCAAACTCGCCTTCTGGGGGCCACAGATGAAAGACGGCGCGCCGACGACGATTGTGGTGCCGCAGGTCATCGCCTCCACCACGTTTTTGATCGATGGTGAGAAAGTGGATATCGAACATGCTGACAGCTATGCGGCTTTTGTGTGGGTCCCTTCGGCCAAAACCATTTTAGGGGGTACGGGTGTATCCTGGGGCATACACGTATGGACGGCGGACACGCAGACAAAAGCGAGCCGCCAGCAGTGGCAGCGCACGCTGGACGCAATGGCGGCCCATAAGCCAGAGCGCGTGATCCCAGGCCATTATCTCGGCACGCCTCCAGCGGGAACCGGGGCCATCGATTTTACGCGCCAGTATTTGCAGCAATTTGACGCTGCTCTGGCTAAAAATAAAGATTCGGCTGGCGTAATCAACACCATGAAAAAAGAAAATCCCGATCTGGCGGAAGAGAGCTCTCTGGCGTTAAGCGCCAAAGTAAATACTGGCGAGATGAAGTGGTAA
- the bdm gene encoding biofilm-dependent modulation protein, with translation MFTYYPANTTAAQPELVNAIAQGLHAEHGAVTEDDILMELTKWVEATDNDILSDIYQQTINYVVSGQNAPL, from the coding sequence ATGTTTACTTATTACCCGGCAAATACCACAGCAGCACAACCCGAACTCGTTAACGCGATTGCACAGGGTCTCCACGCTGAGCATGGAGCTGTGACTGAAGATGACATTTTGATGGAACTGACGAAGTGGGTGGAAGCCACAGACAATGACATCCTCAGTGACATCTATCAGCAGACCATCAACTATGTTGTCAGCGGGCAAAATGCCCCTTTGTAA
- the sra gene encoding stationary-phase-induced ribosome-associated protein: MKSNRQARHILGLNYKLSNQRKVVIEGDSETQVTHATGRKRHAGK; this comes from the coding sequence ATGAAATCGAACCGTCAGGCACGCCATATTCTGGGACTGAACTACAAGCTCTCTAATCAGCGTAAAGTGGTGATTGAGGGCGACAGCGAAACGCAAGTCACCCACGCCACCGGCAGGAAACGCCACGCAGGCAAGTAA
- a CDS encoding NAD-dependent malic enzyme, giving the protein MDNKLKKHRSLYIPYAGPVLLEFPLLNKGSAFSMEERSSFNLLGLLPEVVETIEEQAERAWIQYQGFKTEIDKHIYLRNIQDTNETLFYRLVQNHLEEMMPVIYTPTVGAACERFSEIYRRSRGVFISYQNRHNMDDILQNVPNHNIKVIVVTDGERILGLGDQGIGGMGIPIGKLSLYTACGGISPAYTLPVVLDVGTNNQQLLNDPLYMGWRHPRITDDEYYQFVDDFIQAVKHRWPDVLLQFEDFAQKNAMPLLNRYRDEICSFNDDIQGTAAVTVGTLIAASRAAGSQLSYQKIVFLGAGSAGCGIAEQIIAQTQREGLSEELARSRVFMVDRFGLLTDGMPNLLPFQTKLVQKRDNLKNWDTDNEVLSLLDVVRNVKPDILIGVSGQTGLFTEEIIREMHKHCARPIVMPLSNPTSRVEATPQDIIAWTEGNALVATGSPFDPVLWKDKLYPVAQCNNSYIFPGIGLGVIASGASRITDEMLMSASETLAKHSPLVNNGEGLVLPELKDIHTVSRAIAFAVGKMAQQQGVAVKTSADALQQAIDDNFWMPEYRSYRRTSI; this is encoded by the coding sequence ATGGACAACAAACTGAAAAAACATCGTTCCTTATATATCCCGTATGCCGGACCGGTTTTACTTGAATTCCCCCTGCTGAACAAAGGCAGTGCCTTCAGCATGGAAGAGCGCAGCAGCTTTAACCTGCTTGGCCTGCTGCCGGAGGTTGTTGAAACCATCGAAGAACAAGCAGAGCGCGCCTGGATACAGTATCAGGGCTTCAAAACCGAAATCGACAAGCACATCTACCTGCGTAACATCCAGGATACCAACGAAACCCTCTTCTACCGCCTTGTGCAAAACCATCTCGAAGAGATGATGCCGGTGATCTACACCCCTACGGTTGGCGCAGCCTGTGAACGCTTCTCTGAGATCTACCGTCGCTCCCGTGGCGTGTTCATCTCGTACCAGAACCGTCACAACATGGACGATATTCTGCAGAACGTGCCAAACCACAACATCAAAGTGATTGTGGTGACCGATGGCGAACGTATTCTGGGGCTAGGCGATCAGGGCATTGGCGGGATGGGGATCCCAATCGGGAAGCTCTCCCTGTACACCGCCTGCGGCGGCATCAGCCCGGCGTATACCCTGCCGGTGGTGCTGGATGTCGGCACCAACAACCAGCAGTTGCTCAACGACCCGCTGTACATGGGCTGGCGTCATCCGCGTATTACTGATGATGAATACTATCAGTTTGTCGATGATTTCATTCAGGCCGTGAAGCATCGCTGGCCGGACGTTCTCCTCCAGTTCGAAGATTTCGCACAGAAAAACGCCATGCCGCTGCTGAACCGCTATCGCGACGAGATCTGCTCGTTTAACGACGACATTCAGGGCACTGCGGCCGTAACCGTCGGCACTTTGATCGCTGCCAGCCGCGCGGCAGGAAGCCAGCTGAGCTATCAGAAAATTGTCTTCCTCGGCGCAGGCTCGGCCGGATGTGGTATCGCCGAGCAGATTATCGCCCAGACGCAGCGCGAAGGCTTAAGCGAAGAGCTGGCCCGTTCACGCGTCTTTATGGTTGACCGCTTCGGCCTGCTGACCGACGGCATGCCAAACCTGCTGCCGTTCCAGACCAAACTGGTGCAAAAGCGTGACAACCTGAAAAACTGGGATACCGACAACGAGGTGCTCTCCCTGCTGGACGTGGTGCGCAACGTGAAGCCGGATATTTTGATTGGCGTTTCCGGGCAGACGGGTCTTTTCACCGAAGAGATCATCCGCGAGATGCACAAACACTGTGCCCGCCCTATCGTAATGCCACTGTCTAACCCGACTTCCCGCGTTGAAGCGACGCCGCAGGACATCATCGCCTGGACCGAAGGCAATGCGCTGGTCGCCACCGGCAGCCCGTTCGATCCGGTTCTGTGGAAAGACAAACTTTATCCTGTCGCCCAGTGCAACAACTCCTATATCTTCCCCGGTATTGGTCTGGGCGTTATCGCCTCTGGCGCGTCGCGGATCACCGATGAAATGTTGATGTCTGCGAGCGAAACGCTGGCTAAACATTCACCGCTGGTGAATAACGGTGAAGGACTGGTGCTGCCGGAACTCAAAGATATCCATACGGTGTCACGTGCTATCGCTTTCGCGGTCGGCAAAATGGCCCAACAGCAGGGTGTCGCAGTAAAAACCTCTGCCGATGCGCTGCAGCAAGCGATCGACGATAACTTCTGGATGCCGGAATACCGGAGTTATCGACGCACATCAATATAA
- a CDS encoding ABC-F family ATP-binding cassette domain-containing protein gives MSTLLTAQSLRVDTAFGTLFNSLSFTLKKGDRIGLLGDNGCGKSTLLKVLDGTVSPVAGTVALAGHCLLARVEQHLPEAVYPLTLRDAVLAQLSPGERDSLRWKAETLLAGMGFTSQDMALQAATLSGGQHTRLLLARALISEPDLLLLDEPSNHLDLPTMLWLEQFLQNWSGSFVLVSHDRQLLDAVTNGSWIMRDKTLHYFALPCTVARKALVAKDESDALRHKAEQKEIDRVAASAKRLATWGKVYDNEDLARKAKQMEKQVERLKESQTEVTTGSPWTLTLRGDALRADRLLEMESLGVPPAPGLPDLFNIDIARLKSGDRIAIVGRNGCGKSSLMKLIWRHFTGEQAEAGLKIHPRVSPGYYDQTLHQLPDDASLLDALEPFAPDPQNRKMALISAGFPWARHGQKVSKLSGGERSRLLFVGLTLARYSLLMLDEPTNHLDMEGKEALAETLQQFEGGVLLVSHDRQLISQSCNRFWLIEDGMLSEWHDSEAVFERLRERAGQTLPTASPAAADAHSSNVDDLLERLVALETLLEDDLARKPKHQKPHLQAQWRKEIERIETQL, from the coding sequence ATGAGCACTTTACTCACTGCACAATCTTTACGTGTTGATACGGCGTTTGGCACGCTCTTCAATTCTCTCTCCTTTACGCTGAAAAAAGGCGACCGCATTGGTTTGCTGGGCGATAACGGCTGCGGCAAAAGTACGCTTTTGAAGGTACTGGACGGCACAGTCTCCCCCGTAGCCGGAACGGTAGCACTGGCCGGACACTGCCTGCTGGCGCGCGTTGAGCAACATTTGCCGGAGGCGGTTTATCCGCTCACTTTGCGGGATGCGGTACTGGCGCAATTATCACCCGGCGAACGTGACAGCCTGCGCTGGAAAGCCGAAACGCTGCTGGCGGGCATGGGTTTCACGTCACAGGACATGGCGCTGCAAGCGGCCACGCTGAGCGGTGGCCAGCACACCCGCCTGCTGCTGGCGCGCGCGTTGATTAGCGAACCGGATCTGCTGTTACTGGATGAACCGAGCAACCATCTCGATCTCCCCACTATGCTCTGGCTGGAGCAATTCTTACAGAACTGGTCCGGCAGCTTTGTCCTGGTTTCGCATGACAGGCAACTGCTGGATGCTGTCACCAACGGAAGCTGGATCATGCGGGATAAGACGCTGCACTATTTTGCGCTTCCCTGCACGGTCGCACGCAAGGCGCTGGTTGCAAAAGACGAAAGCGATGCGCTGCGCCACAAAGCGGAGCAAAAGGAGATCGACCGCGTCGCCGCCAGCGCCAAAAGACTGGCGACCTGGGGCAAGGTCTACGACAACGAAGATCTGGCCCGCAAAGCGAAACAGATGGAAAAACAGGTCGAACGGCTGAAGGAGAGCCAGACGGAGGTCACGACAGGTAGCCCGTGGACACTCACCCTGCGCGGCGACGCGCTACGGGCTGACCGTCTGCTGGAGATGGAAAGCCTCGGCGTGCCGCCCGCGCCAGGATTACCTGACCTGTTCAACATCGACATTGCTCGTCTCAAAAGCGGCGATCGCATCGCGATTGTCGGCCGTAATGGCTGCGGAAAATCGTCGCTGATGAAACTGATCTGGCGGCATTTTACTGGCGAACAGGCGGAAGCTGGGCTGAAAATCCATCCGCGCGTATCGCCAGGCTATTACGACCAGACACTGCACCAGTTGCCGGATGATGCTTCGCTGCTGGATGCGCTGGAGCCGTTTGCACCCGATCCGCAAAATCGTAAGATGGCGCTCATTAGCGCTGGTTTCCCGTGGGCGCGTCACGGGCAAAAAGTCAGCAAACTGAGCGGCGGTGAACGCTCTCGCCTGCTGTTTGTCGGCCTGACGCTCGCCCGCTATAGCCTGCTGATGCTCGATGAGCCCACTAACCATCTGGACATGGAAGGCAAAGAGGCACTGGCAGAAACCCTGCAACAGTTCGAGGGCGGCGTGCTGCTGGTCAGCCACGATCGTCAGTTAATTAGCCAGAGCTGTAACCGTTTCTGGCTGATTGAAGACGGAATGTTGAGCGAATGGCACGACTCTGAAGCGGTATTTGAACGACTGCGAGAACGCGCGGGCCAGACATTACCGACGGCTTCGCCAGCGGCGGCAGACGCTCACTCTTCGAACGTTGACGATCTGCTGGAACGTCTTGTTGCGCTGGAAACGCTGCTGGAAGACGATTTGGCGCGTAAGCCGAAGCACCAAAAGCCGCATTTACAGGCGCAATGGCGTAAAGAAATTGAGCGGATAGAAACACAACTGTAA